In Natronomonas halophila, one DNA window encodes the following:
- the gatB gene encoding Asp-tRNA(Asn)/Glu-tRNA(Gln) amidotransferase subunit GatB, whose translation MTAQTAETRELAAVIGLEVHVQLETETKIFCGCSTDPAEDEEPNTRTCPVCLGLPGALPVLNEGAVEAAVKVGKALDSEIPEETRFHRKNYYYPDLPKNFQITQYDAPVCDGGELEFSVEGETKTVGIERAHLEEDPGSLQHAGGSIDTADYTKVDYNRAGTPLMEIVTAPDFRGAEEARAFLAKLTEVLEYLGVFDVTRDGSLRVDANLSIVDAEKVGDGGEISEDVLESANRTEVKNISSHKAAEKALAYEETRQKNAIQRGREVEQETRHWDESRGVTVSMRSKEEEKDYRYFREADLPPLRVSDWKERIDIPELPDARRERFVEEYGLDSEDASKLTSTKQVADFYERVAEAFDPQLAATWVADNLLGELHYRDMEITDVEERLDEFARLVELVAEDEITVKNAEEIVLRRMLDDGMAPDDIVEDEDLGKTGEGEVAAAVTEAIEENPDAVEDYHAGEDGALNFLVGQVMQKTGGSADPGTVNELLREELAE comes from the coding sequence ATGACTGCACAGACCGCGGAGACGCGCGAACTCGCGGCCGTCATCGGGCTGGAGGTCCACGTCCAACTCGAGACGGAGACGAAGATTTTCTGTGGCTGTTCGACGGACCCCGCCGAGGACGAGGAACCGAACACCCGGACCTGTCCGGTCTGTCTCGGCCTGCCGGGCGCCTTGCCCGTCCTCAACGAGGGCGCCGTCGAAGCCGCCGTCAAGGTCGGCAAAGCGCTCGATTCGGAGATTCCCGAGGAGACCCGGTTCCACCGGAAGAACTACTACTACCCTGACCTGCCGAAGAACTTCCAGATTACCCAGTACGACGCGCCCGTCTGTGACGGCGGCGAGCTGGAGTTCAGCGTCGAAGGCGAGACCAAGACGGTCGGTATCGAACGCGCCCACCTCGAGGAGGACCCCGGCAGCCTCCAGCACGCCGGCGGCTCCATCGACACCGCCGACTACACCAAGGTCGACTACAACCGCGCCGGCACGCCCCTGATGGAAATCGTCACCGCGCCGGACTTCCGCGGCGCCGAGGAGGCCCGCGCGTTCCTCGCCAAACTGACCGAGGTCCTCGAATACCTCGGCGTCTTCGACGTCACCCGCGACGGCTCGCTGCGCGTCGACGCCAACCTCTCTATCGTCGATGCCGAGAAAGTCGGCGACGGCGGCGAAATCAGCGAGGACGTCCTCGAATCCGCCAACCGCACTGAGGTCAAGAACATCTCCAGCCACAAGGCCGCCGAGAAGGCGCTGGCCTACGAGGAGACTCGCCAGAAGAACGCCATCCAGCGCGGCCGCGAGGTCGAACAGGAGACCCGCCACTGGGACGAATCCCGCGGCGTCACCGTCTCGATGCGCTCCAAGGAGGAAGAGAAGGACTACCGCTACTTCCGTGAGGCCGACCTGCCGCCGCTTCGCGTCTCCGACTGGAAGGAGCGCATCGACATCCCGGAACTGCCGGACGCCCGACGGGAGCGCTTCGTCGAGGAGTACGGCCTCGATTCGGAGGACGCCTCCAAACTCACCTCCACGAAGCAGGTCGCGGACTTCTACGAGCGCGTCGCCGAGGCGTTCGACCCCCAACTCGCCGCGACGTGGGTCGCCGACAACCTGCTCGGCGAACTCCACTACCGCGACATGGAGATTACCGACGTCGAGGAGCGCCTCGACGAGTTCGCCCGCCTCGTCGAGTTGGTCGCCGAGGACGAGATTACCGTCAAGAACGCCGAGGAAATCGTCCTCCGGCGGATGCTCGACGACGGGATGGCCCCCGACGATATCGTCGAGGACGAGGACCTCGGCAAGACCGGCGAGGGCGAAGTCGCCGCCGCCGTCACCGAGGCCATCGAGGAGAACCCCGACGCCGTCGAGGACTACCACGCAGGCGAGGACGGTGCGCTGAACTTCCTCGTCGGACAGGTCATGCAGAAGACGGGCGGAAGCGCGGACCCCGGTACGGTCAACGAACTCCTTCGTGAGGAACTAGCCGAGTGA
- the aspS gene encoding aspartate--tRNA(Asn) ligase, which produces MENRTYTADAEPGTDATVAGWVHEVRDLGGIAFLILRDTTGRIQVKFEKDEMDDELVETGLNASRESVVSVTGAVEEEDRAPTGVEVVPESVEIISEADTELPLDPSGKVEAELSTRLDNRTLDLRREEGQAIFEIRAEVLRAVREAFRDADATEINTPKIVATGTEGGTELFPITYFGEEAFMNQSPQLFKQLIAGSNLERVFEIGPIFRAEEHNTPRHLNEATSIDFEGAFCDHTDAMDVCEQVVSAAYEAVEENCQDQLEALGIADSFEAPETPFPRISYEEAIERINATGELDEQLVWGDDLPTEGEKALGDDVGGHYFITDWPSEIKPFYIMDNDEDDQLSTGFDMMHPRMELVSGGQREHREQHLIEGFEQQGLDPEAFEYYTEMFKYGMPPHAGWGLGAERLLMTMLDLSNIREAVLFPRDRQRLSP; this is translated from the coding sequence ATGGAGAACCGAACGTACACGGCGGATGCCGAGCCCGGGACGGACGCGACCGTCGCCGGCTGGGTCCACGAAGTCCGCGACCTCGGCGGTATCGCGTTTCTGATTTTGCGCGATACCACGGGTCGCATCCAGGTCAAATTCGAGAAGGACGAGATGGACGACGAACTGGTCGAGACGGGACTGAACGCCTCCCGCGAGTCGGTCGTTTCCGTGACCGGCGCCGTCGAGGAGGAGGACCGCGCCCCGACCGGCGTCGAAGTCGTCCCGGAATCGGTCGAAATCATCTCCGAGGCCGACACGGAACTGCCGCTCGACCCCTCGGGCAAGGTCGAAGCCGAACTCTCGACCCGCCTCGACAACCGGACGCTGGACCTCCGCCGCGAGGAGGGCCAGGCCATCTTCGAGATTCGCGCCGAAGTCCTCCGCGCCGTTCGTGAGGCCTTCCGCGATGCCGACGCCACCGAAATCAACACGCCGAAAATCGTCGCGACGGGGACGGAGGGCGGCACCGAACTCTTCCCCATCACCTACTTCGGCGAGGAAGCGTTCATGAACCAGAGCCCCCAGCTGTTCAAACAGCTCATCGCGGGTTCGAACCTCGAACGCGTCTTCGAAATCGGCCCCATCTTCCGCGCCGAGGAACACAACACGCCGCGGCACCTCAACGAGGCGACCTCCATCGACTTCGAGGGCGCCTTCTGTGACCACACCGACGCGATGGACGTCTGCGAGCAGGTCGTCTCCGCCGCCTATGAGGCCGTCGAGGAGAACTGCCAAGACCAGCTCGAGGCCCTCGGCATCGCCGACTCCTTCGAGGCCCCCGAGACGCCGTTCCCGCGCATCTCCTACGAGGAGGCCATCGAGCGCATCAACGCCACGGGCGAACTCGACGAGCAACTCGTCTGGGGCGACGACCTGCCCACCGAAGGCGAGAAGGCTCTCGGCGACGACGTCGGCGGCCACTACTTCATCACCGACTGGCCCAGCGAAATCAAGCCGTTCTACATCATGGACAACGACGAGGACGACCAGCTCTCGACGGGCTTCGACATGATGCATCCGCGGATGGAACTGGTCTCCGGCGGCCAGCGTGAACACCGCGAACAGCACCTCATCGAGGGCTTCGAACAGCAGGGGCTCGACCCCGAGGCCTTCGAGTACTACACCGAGATGTTCAAGTACGGCATGCCGCCGCACGCCGGCTGGGGCCTCGGTGCCGAGCGGCTCCTCATGACGATGCTCGACCTCTCGAACATCCGCGAGGCTGTGCTGTTCCCGCGAGACCGACAACGGTTGAGCCCATAG
- a CDS encoding APC family permease, which produces MAEELGLPGSLSIALGGMIGGGIFAVLGVVAGITGSLTWLAFVLAGLVALGAGYSYNALNALVDASGGSVTFVRCFVGNTTLAGMVGWTLLVGYIGSMGMYAVAFSEFALGFSALPSSLGGVPLRPVLSVGVVALFVGLNLLGARASGTAENALVGGKIAVLVALGVGGIVFATAVEPRPLDYGLDRLPAFGPIMSAAVSFVAFQGWQLLFYDQESIENPTETIRKAVYIAIPSAVAIYVVVAVVTTNLASEALRTHPHTALASAAEPLLGYFGYASVGFTIVSLAALLSTGSALNATLFSSGHLAKGMVSQNLLPDRISDGEADGVPPTTLVVLGAITAALTVPGSLGAVTSFASLAFIVVFGSVSYLAFRHREEATINPLPPLVGMVGAVSFLPLLFWHLYHNEPETFVTVLAIAVVVALAEVLYFEHDALKEEVVAFERDVEAAVENIGHDREEP; this is translated from the coding sequence ATGGCCGAAGAACTCGGGTTGCCCGGGAGCCTCTCCATCGCGCTCGGCGGGATGATCGGCGGCGGCATCTTCGCCGTGTTGGGCGTCGTCGCTGGTATCACCGGCTCGCTGACGTGGCTGGCGTTCGTCCTCGCCGGCCTCGTCGCACTCGGGGCCGGATACTCGTATAACGCGCTCAACGCGCTGGTCGATGCCTCGGGCGGGTCGGTCACGTTCGTCCGGTGTTTCGTCGGCAACACCACCCTCGCCGGCATGGTCGGCTGGACGCTGCTGGTCGGCTACATCGGCTCGATGGGGATGTACGCCGTCGCGTTCAGCGAGTTCGCCCTCGGGTTCTCGGCGCTCCCGTCGAGTCTCGGGGGCGTGCCCTTGCGGCCGGTTCTGTCGGTCGGCGTCGTCGCCCTCTTCGTCGGCCTGAACCTGCTCGGCGCCCGCGCGAGTGGAACCGCCGAGAACGCGCTTGTAGGCGGGAAAATCGCCGTCTTGGTCGCACTCGGCGTCGGCGGAATCGTCTTCGCGACGGCCGTCGAGCCGCGGCCGCTCGATTACGGTCTCGACCGCCTGCCTGCGTTCGGACCCATCATGTCCGCCGCCGTCTCCTTCGTCGCCTTTCAGGGGTGGCAGTTGCTCTTCTACGACCAGGAGAGCATCGAGAACCCGACCGAGACCATCCGCAAGGCGGTCTACATCGCGATTCCGTCGGCGGTCGCCATCTACGTCGTCGTCGCCGTCGTGACGACCAATCTGGCCAGCGAGGCCCTCCGGACCCACCCGCATACGGCGCTCGCGAGCGCGGCCGAACCGCTGCTGGGTTATTTCGGCTACGCGAGCGTCGGCTTTACCATCGTCTCGCTGGCGGCGCTGCTCTCGACGGGGTCGGCGCTCAACGCGACGCTGTTCTCGTCGGGCCATCTCGCCAAGGGGATGGTCTCACAGAACCTGCTGCCGGACCGTATCAGCGACGGCGAGGCCGACGGCGTCCCGCCGACGACGCTGGTCGTTCTGGGCGCTATCACGGCGGCGCTCACGGTACCCGGAAGCCTCGGAGCAGTCACCTCCTTCGCGTCGCTGGCGTTCATCGTCGTCTTCGGGTCGGTGAGCTATCTCGCCTTCCGCCACCGCGAGGAGGCGACCATCAACCCCCTCCCGCCGCTCGTCGGGATGGTCGGTGCGGTGAGTTTCCTGCCGCTGCTGTTCTGGCATCTCTACCACAACGAACCCGAGACGTTCGTGACGGTGCTGGCTATCGCCGTCGTCGTCGCGCTCGCCGAGGTGCTCTACTTCGAACACGATGCCCTCAAGGAGGAAGTCGTCGCCTTCGAGCGTGACGTCGAAGCGGCCGTCGAAAACATCGGCCACGACCGGGAGGAGCCATGA
- a CDS encoding DNA topoisomerase I, with protein sequence MELIVTEKDNAARRIAEILSDGGASANRRNGVNVYRWGDKRCVGLSGHVVGVDFPSEYSDWRDVQPVELVDADVVKTPTQENIVRTLQQLARDADEAVIATDYDREGELIGKEAYELIDEVADIPIQRVRFSSITENEVKNAFGNPDELDFDLAAAGEARQVIDLLWGAALTRFLSLSAKQLGDDFISVGRVQSPTLRLIVEREREIQAFDPDDYWELFAELQKDQTPFEAQYFYKEDGKEQERVWDEDDADDAFERLQGAGEAVVDSVRRRTRTDDPPEPFNTTQYIRAAGSLGLSAQKAMSVAEELYTAGYITYPRTDNTVYPDDLDPEELLEDFVGHHPFGDDAEDLLEAEAIEPTSGDEETTDHPPIHPTGEIPGKQDLSDDEWEVYELVVRRFFATVAEPAKWEHLKVVADANGALLKANGKRLLEAGYLDVYPYASSSENIVPDVEEGEPLGIDDVEIEAKQTQPPRRRGQSRLIETMEDLGLGTKATRHNTLQKLYDRGYIESDPPRPTKLAMAVVEAAEAFADRIVDEEMTAQLEEDMRAIAEGEKDYDEVTEESREMLGKIFEELHDSREEIGEHLRDSMKADKTLGPCPDCGEDLLVRRSRRGSYFVGCDGFPDCKYTLPLPNQGEPTVLDEECEEHGLRKVKMLAGRNTFVHGCPRCKAEEADEAEDEIIGACPDCGDEHGGELAIKQLRSGSRLVGCTRYPDCEYSLPLPRRGDIVVTPDRCEEHDLPHLEIVDGEDDDDPWELGCPICNYAEYQERQAASEIEDLDGIGAKTAEKLADAGVESLDDLRTVDAATVAGEVQGVSEDRIREWQAEANAGAAAD encoded by the coding sequence GTGGAACTCATCGTCACCGAGAAGGACAACGCCGCCCGTCGCATCGCGGAGATACTCTCCGACGGCGGCGCGTCCGCGAATCGGCGCAACGGCGTCAACGTGTATCGCTGGGGCGACAAGCGGTGTGTCGGCCTCTCCGGCCACGTCGTCGGCGTGGACTTCCCCTCGGAGTATTCGGACTGGCGGGACGTCCAGCCGGTCGAGTTGGTCGACGCCGACGTCGTGAAGACGCCCACCCAGGAAAACATCGTCCGCACCCTCCAGCAGTTGGCCAGGGACGCCGACGAGGCCGTCATCGCGACGGACTACGACCGCGAGGGCGAACTCATCGGCAAGGAGGCCTACGAACTCATCGACGAGGTCGCTGACATCCCCATCCAGCGGGTGCGCTTCTCCTCGATTACGGAAAACGAGGTGAAGAACGCCTTCGGCAACCCCGACGAACTGGATTTCGACCTCGCCGCGGCCGGCGAGGCCCGACAGGTCATCGACCTGCTGTGGGGCGCCGCCCTGACGCGGTTCCTCTCGCTCTCTGCGAAACAACTCGGCGACGACTTCATCTCGGTCGGGCGGGTGCAGTCGCCGACCCTGCGGCTCATCGTCGAGCGCGAACGCGAGATTCAGGCCTTCGACCCCGACGACTACTGGGAACTGTTCGCCGAACTCCAGAAGGACCAGACGCCCTTCGAGGCCCAGTATTTCTACAAGGAAGACGGCAAGGAACAGGAACGCGTCTGGGACGAAGACGACGCCGACGATGCCTTCGAGCGCCTGCAGGGCGCCGGCGAGGCCGTCGTCGATTCGGTCCGCCGCCGCACCCGCACCGACGACCCGCCGGAGCCGTTCAACACCACCCAGTATATCCGTGCGGCCGGCTCGCTCGGTCTCTCGGCCCAGAAGGCCATGAGCGTCGCCGAGGAGCTCTACACGGCCGGGTACATCACCTACCCCCGGACGGACAACACCGTCTATCCCGACGACCTCGACCCCGAGGAACTGCTGGAGGACTTCGTCGGCCACCATCCCTTCGGCGACGACGCCGAGGACCTGCTCGAAGCCGAGGCCATCGAACCTACCTCGGGCGACGAGGAGACGACCGACCACCCGCCGATTCACCCGACCGGCGAGATTCCGGGGAAACAGGACCTCTCGGACGACGAGTGGGAGGTCTACGAACTCGTCGTCCGGCGCTTCTTCGCCACCGTCGCCGAACCCGCCAAATGGGAACACCTCAAGGTGGTCGCCGACGCCAACGGCGCGCTGCTGAAGGCCAACGGCAAACGCCTGCTTGAAGCCGGCTACCTCGACGTCTACCCCTACGCCTCCAGTTCCGAGAACATCGTCCCCGACGTCGAGGAGGGCGAACCGCTCGGCATCGACGACGTCGAAATCGAGGCCAAGCAGACCCAACCGCCCCGTCGCCGTGGCCAGTCGCGACTCATCGAGACGATGGAGGACCTCGGCCTCGGGACGAAGGCGACACGGCACAACACCCTCCAGAAGCTCTACGACCGCGGCTACATCGAGAGCGACCCGCCGCGGCCGACGAAACTCGCGATGGCCGTCGTCGAGGCCGCCGAGGCCTTCGCCGACCGCATCGTCGACGAGGAGATGACCGCGCAACTGGAGGAGGACATGCGCGCCATCGCCGAAGGCGAGAAGGACTACGACGAGGTGACCGAGGAGTCCCGCGAGATGCTGGGAAAGATTTTCGAGGAACTCCACGACTCCCGGGAGGAAATCGGCGAGCACCTCCGGGATTCGATGAAGGCCGACAAGACGCTCGGGCCGTGTCCCGACTGCGGCGAGGACCTGCTCGTCCGCCGCTCCCGGCGTGGGTCGTATTTCGTCGGCTGTGACGGCTTCCCCGACTGCAAGTACACCCTCCCGCTGCCGAATCAGGGCGAACCGACCGTCCTCGACGAGGAATGCGAGGAACACGGCCTCCGGAAGGTCAAGATGCTGGCGGGGCGCAACACGTTCGTCCACGGCTGTCCGCGCTGTAAGGCCGAGGAGGCAGACGAGGCCGAAGACGAGATTATCGGCGCCTGTCCCGACTGCGGCGACGAGCACGGCGGGGAGTTGGCTATCAAGCAACTCCGCTCGGGCTCGCGGCTGGTCGGCTGTACGCGCTATCCCGACTGTGAGTACTCCCTGCCGTTGCCCCGGCGCGGCGATATCGTCGTCACGCCCGACCGCTGCGAGGAACACGACCTGCCGCATCTGGAAATCGTCGACGGCGAGGACGACGACGACCCGTGGGAACTCGGCTGTCCCATCTGTAACTACGCCGAATATCAGGAGCGGCAGGCCGCTTCCGAAATCGAGGACCTCGACGGTATCGGCGCGAAGACCGCCGAGAAACTGGCCGATGCCGGTGTCGAATCGCTTGACGACCTCCGGACGGTCGACGCCGCCACGGTCGCTGGCGAGGTCCAGGGCGTCTCCGAGGACCGCATCCGCGAGTGGCAGGCAGAGGCCAACGCGGGCGCTGCGGCCGACTGA
- a CDS encoding DUF7518 family protein, whose protein sequence is MSGNRVEELEAKVRELEATIDGLTDELVETKERLQVLEEGSDVDTDVLTRGTSSAQSTTTEQATEATDEEVEASADEVNTDEDDGEDNTDSESGDDIIVA, encoded by the coding sequence ATGTCAGGGAACCGTGTGGAGGAGCTTGAGGCCAAGGTGCGCGAACTCGAAGCGACGATCGATGGGCTGACCGACGAACTGGTCGAGACGAAGGAGCGACTGCAGGTTCTCGAAGAGGGCTCCGACGTGGATACGGACGTCCTCACGCGGGGCACCAGCAGCGCACAGTCGACGACGACCGAGCAGGCAACCGAGGCGACCGACGAAGAGGTCGAGGCGTCGGCCGACGAGGTTAACACCGACGAGGACGACGGAGAGGATAACACGGACTCCGAGTCCGGCGACGATATCATCGTGGCCTGA
- a CDS encoding phosphoglycerol geranylgeranyltransferase, with protein sequence MSAPWAEWDHIVKIDPDKTLVEGETFEDVCATGTDALEIGGTTGMTEEKMARVVEATGAYDIPVYIEPSNVASVVHRDELDGYLVPVVLNAGDPFWAVGAHKEWVRLDDDIDWDRTFTEAYVIMNPEASVAEYTEADCDLEADDVAAYAEVAEEMLGQDIVYVEYSGTYGDPEVVQAATDAVEDATVFYGGGIGDYDAAYEMATHADTVIVGDLVHDEGADAVAETVRGAKDAKADRN encoded by the coding sequence ATGAGCGCTCCCTGGGCCGAGTGGGACCACATCGTCAAAATCGACCCCGACAAGACGCTCGTGGAGGGGGAAACCTTCGAGGACGTCTGCGCGACGGGGACCGACGCCCTCGAAATCGGCGGTACGACCGGCATGACAGAAGAGAAGATGGCCCGCGTCGTCGAGGCGACCGGCGCCTACGACATCCCCGTCTACATCGAGCCGTCGAACGTCGCCTCGGTCGTCCACCGCGACGAGTTGGACGGCTATCTCGTGCCCGTCGTCCTCAACGCCGGCGACCCCTTCTGGGCGGTCGGCGCACACAAGGAATGGGTCCGACTCGACGACGACATCGACTGGGACCGCACCTTCACCGAGGCCTACGTCATCATGAACCCGGAGGCGTCCGTCGCCGAGTACACGGAGGCCGACTGTGACCTCGAAGCCGACGACGTGGCCGCCTACGCCGAAGTCGCCGAGGAGATGCTCGGCCAGGACATCGTCTACGTCGAATATTCGGGCACCTACGGCGACCCCGAGGTCGTCCAGGCCGCGACCGACGCCGTCGAGGACGCGACGGTCTTCTACGGCGGCGGTATCGGCGATTACGACGCCGCCTACGAGATGGCGACCCACGCCGACACCGTCATCGTCGGCGACCTGGTCCACGACGAGGGCGCCGACGCCGTCGCCGAGACGGTTCGGGGCGCCAAGGACGCCAAGGCCGACCGGAACTGA